The following are encoded in a window of Patescibacteria group bacterium genomic DNA:
- a CDS encoding type II toxin-antitoxin system HicA family toxin — translation PFSGGRHLFMVKGSLKLRIPNPHGSDISKALLSEILRQAGISREEWNAR, via the coding sequence CCTTTTTCTGGGGGCCGTCATTTGTTTATGGTAAAGGGGAGTCTGAAACTTCGCATACCAAATCCTCATGGGTCCGATATTTCAAAAGCTCTTCTTTCAGAGATATTGCGCCAAGCTGGTATATCGCGTGAAGAATGGAATGCAAGATAA
- a CDS encoding type II toxin-antitoxin system HicB family antitoxin, with translation MLSEYIEEQLKIAKYKLLEDGSYFGELPLLQGVWAQATHLEDCRKELQEVLEEWMILKLRAGEDIP, from the coding sequence ATGTTGAGTGAATACATAGAAGAACAATTAAAAATTGCAAAATATAAGCTCTTGGAAGACGGAAGCTATTTCGGTGAACTTCCATTGCTTCAGGGCGTATGGGCGCAAGCTACGCACTTGGAAGATTGCCGTAAAGAATTGCAGGAAGTTCTTGAAGAATGGATGATCTTGAAATTGCGTGCAGGAGAGGATATTCCCG